In one Halalkalicoccus subterraneus genomic region, the following are encoded:
- a CDS encoding prenyltransferase, which produces MTVRYLLALSRPRFWLYLAGPVLVGAVFGADRPEELLSASLLALFVYFLVPANVFLYGINDVYDREIDRENPKKEDREARFEGQRAVPIAVTVCAVVPLTFFPLLPAGAWPWLAAFLLLGAAYSAPPARFKTTPLLDSVSNGLYFTPGAAAYVALAGSQPPVLAIAGGWLWTMGMHTFSAIPDIEPDRAAGIETTATLLGESRTYAYCVACWTLAALCFGAFDARLGALFLVYPVFTLAVALTDLDVSRAYWWFPALNTVVGALFTVGGLWLLVSP; this is translated from the coding sequence GTGACCGTCCGCTACCTGCTGGCACTCTCCCGGCCCCGCTTCTGGCTCTATCTGGCCGGCCCCGTCCTGGTGGGAGCGGTCTTCGGGGCGGACAGGCCCGAGGAGCTGCTCTCGGCGTCCCTCCTCGCGCTGTTCGTTTACTTCCTCGTGCCCGCGAACGTGTTTCTCTACGGGATCAACGACGTCTACGACCGCGAGATCGATCGGGAAAACCCGAAAAAGGAGGATCGCGAGGCGCGCTTCGAGGGCCAGCGAGCCGTCCCGATCGCCGTCACCGTCTGTGCGGTCGTCCCGCTTACCTTCTTCCCGCTGCTTCCCGCCGGCGCGTGGCCGTGGCTCGCCGCGTTCTTGCTCCTCGGGGCGGCCTACAGCGCCCCGCCCGCGCGGTTCAAGACGACGCCCCTGCTCGATTCCGTCTCGAACGGGCTGTACTTCACGCCGGGCGCGGCCGCGTACGTCGCGCTCGCCGGAAGCCAGCCACCCGTCCTCGCCATCGCCGGCGGCTGGCTCTGGACGATGGGGATGCACACCTTCAGCGCGATTCCCGACATCGAGCCCGACCGCGCGGCGGGAATCGAAACGACGGCGACCCTGCTTGGCGAGTCACGCACCTACGCCTACTGCGTGGCGTGCTGGACGCTCGCGGCGCTCTGTTTCGGCGCGTTCGACGCGCGGCTGGGCGCGCTCTTCCTCGTCTATCCGGTTTTCACCCTCGCGGTCGCGCTCACCGACCTCGACGTGTCGAGAGCCTACTGGTGGTTCCCCGCGCTCAACACGGTCGTCGGTGCGCTGTTCACGGTGGGCGGGCTGTGGCTGTTGGTTTCCCCGTAG